One part of the Lotus japonicus ecotype B-129 chromosome 2, LjGifu_v1.2 genome encodes these proteins:
- the LOC130735969 gene encoding B3 domain-containing transcription factor VRN1-like produces MSSQRPSHQSNKVHFFKVIVQRTLRDGELMVPRSFVKKYGKDLANPVILQVPHGPKWKVSWIKRDNDIWFKRGWEGFAQHYSLSHGHFLVFKYDKGGSDFFQVIIFDKNASEVDYWSKRCSTDDGEKSSEQFEDGEKSSDFVELLDDDDDDYEFSEGSRSPLARKKRMKTNADRDDDDGLFQRRKREKRKISLGLESTHQKVFTEFAEAEALEVGIRRALERAKKFPPKKPFFIRQLFPSYLQNILVIPTSFSKKYMQELSGVATIWVDEDEDRPWSVNFKFNSGSNRSVMTTGWTALVQKYNLQEGDVCVFEMIDHSKFYFKVTVYRAREQCQSTSHHHFQDATFCVCVSVLQTSDLRRTKIIISLSY; encoded by the exons ATGTCTTCTCAAAGACCGAGTCATCAGAGTAATAAGGTTCACTTTTTCAAGGTTATTGTGCAACGCACCCTTCGAGATGGAGAACTG ATGGTTCCTAGGAGTTTTGTGAAGAAATATGGGAAAGATTTAGCAAACCCAGTAATCCTTCAGGTCCCACATGGTCCAAAATGGAAAGTCTCATGGATTAAACGTGACAATGATATTTGGTTCAAGAGAGGTTGGGAAGGATTTGCACAACACTATTCACTGAGTCATGGACATTTCTTAGTTTTTAAATATGATAAAGGAGGATCTGATTTTTTTCAAGTCATAATATTTGATAAGAATGCTTCAGAAGTAGACTATTGGAGTAAGAGATGCAGTACCGATGATGGTGAAAAGAGCAGTGAACAATTTGAAGATGGTGAAAAGAGTAGTGATTTTGTTGAGCttttggatgatgatgatgatgattatgaGTTCAGTGAAGGGTCAAGATCTCCATTAGCTCgtaaaaaaagaatgaaaacCAATGCAGAtagagatgatgatgatggtttatttcAAAGGAGAAAgcgagagaagagaaaaatcagTCTGGGTTTGGAATCTACTCATCAAAAAG TTTTCACTGAATTTGCAGAAGCTGAAGCACTAGAAGTTGGTATAAGGAGAGCTTTAGAGAGAGCCAAAAAGTTTCCTCCCAAAAAACCCTTTTTCATTCGGCAATTGTTTCCTTCTTACCTCCAAAATATTTTG GTAATACCAACaagtttttccaaaaaatacATGCAGGAGTTGAGTGGGGTTGCAACCATTTGGGTGGATGAGGATGAGGACAGACCTTGGTCCGTGAATTTCAAGTTTAACAGCGGCAGTAACAGAAGTGTTATGACCACTGGTTGGACCGCACTTGTCCAGAAATATAATTTACAAGAGGGTGATGTTTGTGTTTTTGAGATGATCGATCACTCAAAATTCTACTTCAAAGTTACTGTTTACCGAGCCAGAGAACAATGTCAATCAACCTCTCATCACCATTTTCAAG ATGCAAcattttgtgtttgtgtttctGTACTCCAGACCTCTGATTTAAGACGGACCAAAATCATTATATCTCTTTCCTATTAA